A genomic window from Candidatus Pelagisphaera phototrophica includes:
- a CDS encoding ABC transporter ATP-binding protein, with translation MVIVDNIVKDYGDLRAVDGVSFEVKKGDILGFLGPNGAGKSTTMKMIAGYLSPTAGTASVAGFDVQKNPMEAKRRIGYLPESSPAYPEMTVVEFLTYVAETRGYRTKDKIHDRLADVIVKCHLQTVQNQAIETLSKGYRQRVGVAQAILHDPPVLILDEPTDGLDPNQKHEVRNLIKAMAEEKAIILSTHILEEVEAICNRIIVIDQGKVRVNETPEEFKTRLPGSSIDEIFREITNSKAYA, from the coding sequence ATGGTAATTGTAGATAATATAGTCAAAGACTATGGCGACTTACGAGCCGTCGACGGCGTGTCCTTCGAGGTCAAGAAAGGCGATATTCTAGGCTTTCTTGGACCTAACGGAGCAGGCAAGTCTACCACGATGAAAATGATAGCAGGCTACCTTTCACCGACTGCTGGGACCGCCTCAGTAGCGGGATTCGACGTGCAGAAAAATCCGATGGAAGCGAAAAGACGCATCGGATATTTGCCAGAAAGCAGCCCTGCCTACCCAGAGATGACGGTTGTCGAGTTCCTGACCTATGTCGCGGAAACCAGAGGCTATCGCACGAAGGACAAAATTCACGACCGCCTAGCCGACGTCATCGTAAAGTGCCACCTGCAAACTGTACAAAATCAGGCTATTGAAACGCTTTCCAAGGGATACCGTCAAAGAGTCGGTGTCGCCCAAGCCATCCTGCACGATCCACCGGTTCTCATACTCGACGAACCTACCGATGGTCTCGATCCAAACCAAAAGCACGAGGTGAGGAACTTGATAAAGGCAATGGCTGAGGAAAAAGCTATCATCCTATCTACTCATATTCTCGAGGAAGTCGAAGCGATCTGCAATCGCATCATCGTCATCGACCAAGGAAAAGTACGCGTGAACGAAACTCCTGAGGAATTCAAAACACGACTACCCGGATCTTCCATCGACGAAATTTTCCGTGAAATCACCAACAGTAAGGCATACGCATGA
- a CDS encoding ABC transporter permease subunit, whose product MNQIAPIFKKEFFGYFRSPVGYVILAVFHIVLIGLAIFAGYYESNQASLDTIWTFLPWTFLIFIPATGMRLWSEEKRSGSIELLFTLPIPTVSAVLGKFLAAWAFIGIALALTFSLALTTSYLGNPDWGIIFSGYFGSVLMAAAYLSISSVCSALTKNQVIAFVISVLICVLVTLFGSQILLTIFENIASPGLLDFLGNFSFLNHFQTMTRGLIELSAVSFFIVLTIAFLGINIIVLEN is encoded by the coding sequence ATGAACCAGATTGCTCCTATATTTAAGAAAGAGTTCTTCGGCTATTTCCGTTCACCCGTCGGCTACGTGATTCTGGCCGTTTTCCATATCGTCCTAATTGGGCTAGCCATTTTCGCCGGCTACTATGAAAGCAACCAGGCAAGTCTAGACACCATCTGGACCTTCCTTCCCTGGACCTTCCTCATTTTCATTCCTGCCACAGGAATGCGGCTTTGGTCCGAAGAGAAAAGGTCGGGCAGTATCGAGCTTCTCTTTACACTCCCAATCCCAACCGTCAGCGCTGTCCTCGGAAAGTTTCTCGCAGCCTGGGCGTTCATCGGGATCGCTCTGGCACTGACCTTTTCCCTGGCCCTGACCACCAGCTACCTTGGCAATCCGGATTGGGGAATCATCTTCTCCGGCTATTTCGGATCCGTTCTCATGGCCGCTGCCTATCTGTCTATTAGCTCAGTTTGCTCGGCTTTGACAAAAAACCAAGTGATCGCCTTTGTCATCAGCGTATTGATTTGCGTGCTGGTCACACTCTTCGGTTCGCAAATCTTGCTAACGATCTTCGAGAATATTGCTTCCCCTGGGCTCCTAGACTTCCTAGGCAACTTCAGTTTTCTCAATCACTTTCAGACGATGACTCGTGGACTCATTGAACTAAGCGCCGTATCGTTCTTCATTGTCCTGACCATCGCCTTCCTGGGCATCAATATAATCGTTTTGGAAAATTAG
- the prfA gene encoding peptide chain release factor 1: MAIELPDISTFQKRVEEIDGFMNQPDFFNDTRRSAALSREQIKLRQLLEDHAALESAKAALVEHKGLLEDPNGDEELKELALEELPELEEQVASLESKILVSMIPPDDSDSRNTIVEIRAGAGGDEASLFAGSLYRMYTRLAERRGWSIEQLGSSESGISGFKEVSFLIRGEEAYKQMKFESGVHRVQRVPETESQGRIHTSTVTVAVLPEAEEVDIQIDTQELEITVTRASGPGGQGVNTTDSAVQILHKPTGIIVLCSDERSQIKNKAKAMTVLRSRLLQAKEDEERAKYAENRKKQVGTGDRSERIRTYNFPQSRLTDHRIGLTIHSLNQVMEGELDEVIEALQKEDQKLKIESLMSGQSQV, from the coding sequence ATGGCGATCGAGCTTCCAGATATTTCCACATTTCAAAAACGCGTTGAAGAAATCGACGGGTTTATGAATCAGCCTGACTTTTTCAATGATACCCGCCGTTCGGCAGCACTATCTAGAGAGCAAATAAAATTGCGTCAGCTACTCGAGGACCATGCTGCTCTGGAATCGGCCAAGGCTGCCTTAGTGGAGCACAAAGGGCTGCTGGAAGATCCCAATGGAGATGAAGAGCTCAAGGAGCTTGCCTTGGAAGAGCTTCCTGAGTTGGAGGAGCAAGTAGCGAGTTTAGAAAGCAAGATCCTCGTTTCCATGATACCCCCTGATGATTCTGATTCGCGGAATACGATCGTTGAAATTCGTGCGGGAGCGGGAGGTGACGAAGCGTCCTTGTTTGCGGGAAGCCTTTACCGAATGTATACTAGATTGGCGGAACGTCGTGGCTGGTCGATCGAACAGCTCGGTTCGAGCGAAAGTGGCATCAGTGGATTCAAGGAAGTTTCCTTTCTCATTCGAGGGGAGGAAGCTTACAAGCAAATGAAGTTTGAGAGTGGAGTTCATCGCGTTCAGCGGGTGCCTGAAACAGAGTCTCAAGGGCGCATACACACTTCCACTGTAACAGTCGCCGTGCTTCCCGAAGCCGAGGAAGTGGATATTCAAATTGATACTCAAGAGCTGGAGATAACCGTTACCCGAGCCAGCGGTCCAGGTGGGCAAGGCGTCAATACGACCGATTCTGCCGTACAAATCCTTCACAAACCGACCGGGATTATCGTGCTTTGTTCTGACGAACGTTCGCAGATTAAGAATAAGGCGAAGGCGATGACGGTTTTGCGGTCTCGATTGCTTCAGGCGAAGGAGGACGAAGAAAGAGCCAAGTACGCCGAAAATCGCAAAAAGCAAGTGGGCACTGGAGACAGAAGCGAGCGAATTCGAACCTACAACTTTCCTCAAAGCCGACTGACTGATCATCGAATTGGACTCACCATCCACAGCTTGAATCAGGTGATGGAGGGCGAGCTCGACGAAGTGATTGAAGCGCTTCAGAAGGAAGATCAGAAACTGAAAATCGAGAGTCTAATGAGCGGTCAATCTCAGGTTTAG
- the prmC gene encoding peptide chain release factor N(5)-glutamine methyltransferase codes for MGKALTVLDVVRKSADFLERKQVENPRLNAEWLIAHVLGMGRMQLYLQFDRPLQEPELGKMREYVARRGKREPLQYIIGQTPFLNLTIKCDHRALIPRPETEQLVEQIIDLGSEIDEEVRILDLGTGSGAIALALAMHFPRSQVVAIDESIKAIDLAKDNALHCGLQNRVEFVQSDWFEKLGEADLFDLIVANPPYLTKEELSYAESEVKDFEPVIALVADNAGLEDLLIIIEGAFKHLEEGGTLWLETGIEQHSALLDSCNRYGYSESEGINDWSGRPRFVRAKR; via the coding sequence GTGGGTAAGGCACTTACAGTTTTGGATGTAGTTCGAAAAAGTGCGGACTTTCTCGAACGTAAGCAAGTAGAGAACCCGCGATTAAATGCGGAGTGGCTCATCGCCCACGTGTTGGGAATGGGCCGAATGCAACTCTACCTGCAGTTTGATCGGCCTTTGCAGGAGCCGGAACTCGGGAAGATGAGGGAATATGTTGCCCGAAGAGGAAAGCGTGAACCGTTGCAGTACATTATTGGTCAAACTCCGTTTCTCAATCTAACGATTAAATGCGATCACAGAGCACTGATCCCGAGACCGGAAACAGAGCAATTGGTTGAACAAATCATTGATCTTGGATCAGAGATCGATGAAGAAGTGCGTATACTGGATTTGGGTACAGGCTCAGGGGCGATTGCGCTTGCTTTGGCGATGCACTTCCCGCGTTCACAGGTGGTTGCGATTGATGAAAGCATCAAAGCTATCGATCTGGCGAAGGATAACGCCTTACATTGCGGACTTCAGAACAGAGTCGAGTTTGTCCAGTCAGACTGGTTTGAGAAATTGGGAGAGGCGGACTTATTCGATTTGATTGTCGCGAACCCCCCGTATTTGACGAAAGAGGAGCTGTCTTATGCGGAAAGCGAGGTAAAGGATTTCGAGCCGGTGATCGCGCTCGTTGCTGATAACGCAGGTTTAGAGGATTTGCTAATTATCATTGAAGGAGCCTTTAAACACCTTGAAGAAGGGGGAACGCTCTGGCTCGAAACTGGAATAGAACAGCATTCGGCTCTGCTGGATTCCTGTAACCGGTATGGGTACAGTGAGAGTGAAGGAATCAACGACTGGAGCGGTCGGCCTCGGTTTGTCCGTGCGAAGCGTTAG
- a CDS encoding carboxy terminal-processing peptidase yields the protein MLKRYAFLTTITLLSAITISYALTDKEPLIDPAELPVLAPTDLMSQETMRVIEMLETLHFNNEEISDEAFIELIREFMSKLDYNHLYFLQSDQDQFIDTYASRLSMQMRHKGNLDAAFNIYSKYREISLERIQWVLEKLEQEWTFDGEDEYEYDRSKSPWPASEEEANDLWVKRLKQEMLQELLNDKTTEEAKERITKRYERQLRSIKEFGSSDVQEVFLTSLTHIFDPHSTFFSSDTFEDFSIHMRLSLVGIGALLSEEDGYCVIRELIPGGPAKNTTDLKPNDRIVAVAQGDGEPVDIIDMGLRKVVDQIRGEKGSVVNLTIIPADAVDESERRVVSIIRDTVRINSSRCEGEIFTVPTASGSTMSMGVIDIPGFYGSDEIDDQGNRVITSVTTDVEELVLKMKDAGVQGIVLDLRRNGGGLLNEAVDMTGLFISRGPVVQVKDSYGKILARSDRNPKVVYNGPLAVLTSRHSASASEILAGALQNYGRALIIGNDSTHGKGTVQQVLPLEDYVLRAYNSSNKAGAAKLTIQKYYLPNGFSVQRKGVVSDISLPSVADITAVGEADLDNALAWDYIKPARFFVEMTLKKPFIETLQEQSKQRRLQLEEFGFLKQRIGWYEEREEQKTISLNLEKRKLIMEEDKEFIDQMKEKQRQLAEINFDSTEVKLDTVLKEEAENEEEEEPDLASSEVVLLEEDGELAQTELTPSEDSDIEVAENEAGDEEEEDEEPVPDFDIQLRETLRIMVDAVNASPNINDWKQPALPLASSKSRFEKLIN from the coding sequence ATGCTTAAACGATACGCTTTCCTAACCACCATCACCCTCTTATCCGCAATAACGATCAGCTACGCGCTTACCGACAAGGAGCCCTTGATCGATCCCGCAGAGCTGCCAGTCTTGGCGCCAACGGATCTCATGTCACAGGAAACGATGCGGGTAATCGAAATGCTGGAAACCTTGCACTTCAACAACGAGGAAATCTCAGACGAGGCCTTTATCGAATTGATTCGCGAGTTCATGAGCAAGCTCGACTACAACCACCTCTATTTCCTCCAGTCTGACCAAGACCAATTCATCGACACCTACGCCTCACGTCTCAGCATGCAAATGCGACACAAAGGAAACCTGGACGCCGCCTTCAACATCTACAGTAAATACCGGGAAATCTCACTCGAGCGAATTCAGTGGGTCCTAGAAAAGCTCGAACAGGAATGGACATTCGACGGCGAAGACGAGTACGAGTACGATCGGAGCAAGAGCCCATGGCCGGCTTCCGAGGAGGAGGCAAACGATCTGTGGGTAAAGCGGCTTAAGCAGGAAATGCTGCAAGAGCTTCTAAATGACAAGACGACTGAGGAGGCAAAAGAACGCATTACCAAACGGTACGAGCGTCAGCTTCGCAGCATCAAAGAATTCGGCTCGAGTGACGTGCAGGAGGTCTTCCTAACGAGCCTCACCCACATCTTCGACCCCCATTCCACCTTTTTCTCCTCGGATACGTTCGAGGATTTCAGTATTCACATGAGACTGTCCCTTGTTGGAATCGGAGCCCTGCTCAGTGAAGAGGATGGCTACTGCGTGATTCGTGAATTAATACCCGGCGGACCGGCGAAGAATACGACCGATCTCAAACCCAACGACCGGATCGTAGCAGTCGCCCAGGGGGATGGAGAGCCAGTTGACATTATCGACATGGGCTTGCGTAAGGTGGTCGATCAAATTCGGGGCGAAAAAGGCTCCGTCGTAAATCTCACGATAATCCCTGCAGATGCTGTCGACGAATCGGAACGACGGGTCGTGAGTATTATTCGCGATACCGTCCGCATCAACTCGAGCCGCTGTGAAGGAGAGATCTTCACCGTCCCGACCGCTTCTGGATCTACCATGTCAATGGGTGTCATCGACATTCCCGGGTTTTATGGCTCCGATGAAATCGACGATCAAGGAAATCGGGTTATAACCAGTGTCACGACTGATGTCGAAGAGCTCGTCCTGAAAATGAAGGATGCGGGGGTACAAGGGATCGTCCTAGATCTTAGAAGAAACGGAGGGGGATTACTCAACGAAGCCGTCGACATGACCGGGCTGTTCATTTCGAGAGGACCGGTTGTTCAAGTGAAAGATTCCTACGGAAAGATCCTCGCCCGATCAGACCGCAACCCGAAAGTCGTTTATAATGGTCCCCTGGCAGTCCTAACTTCGCGCCACAGTGCGTCCGCATCGGAGATCCTAGCCGGAGCTCTGCAAAATTATGGCCGCGCATTGATAATAGGCAATGACAGCACGCATGGAAAAGGAACCGTCCAACAGGTCCTCCCGCTCGAAGACTATGTCCTCCGTGCTTACAATTCTAGCAACAAGGCCGGTGCGGCAAAGTTAACGATCCAAAAGTACTACCTGCCAAACGGGTTTTCCGTTCAGAGAAAAGGTGTCGTATCAGATATTTCATTACCTTCAGTTGCTGACATCACTGCGGTGGGTGAAGCCGACTTGGACAACGCCCTCGCTTGGGACTATATAAAACCTGCGCGCTTCTTCGTGGAAATGACTCTCAAAAAACCGTTCATTGAAACCCTGCAAGAACAGAGTAAACAAAGGCGCTTGCAGTTGGAGGAATTCGGGTTCTTGAAGCAGCGAATCGGCTGGTATGAGGAACGAGAGGAGCAGAAGACGATTTCCCTCAATCTGGAAAAACGTAAACTCATCATGGAAGAGGACAAAGAGTTCATCGACCAAATGAAGGAGAAACAGCGCCAATTGGCCGAAATAAACTTCGATTCAACTGAGGTAAAACTCGATACCGTTCTAAAAGAGGAAGCTGAGAACGAAGAGGAGGAAGAACCCGATTTAGCGAGTTCCGAAGTGGTTCTCCTAGAAGAAGACGGCGAACTCGCTCAGACTGAACTCACTCCCAGTGAAGATTCGGACATCGAAGTTGCCGAAAATGAAGCGGGCGACGAGGAGGAAGAGGACGAAGAACCTGTTCCAGATTTTGATATACAGCTTAGGGAAACCCTTCGCATTATGGTAGATGCGGTGAATGCGTCTCCAAATATCAACGACTGGAAACAGCCCGCGCTTCCACTGGCTTCTTCTAAATCGCGTTTCGAAAAGCTGATTAACTAA
- a CDS encoding haloacid dehalogenase-like hydrolase, with the protein MAQGLFTQNRIALIWDFDKTLIPGYMQQPIFERYQIDEDRFWKETNAMAERYKERGYHVSGESVYLNHILTHVRNGQMKGLNNELLRTLGAEIEFYKGLPKFFSELRAEARSKPEYEKHEIEIEHYIVSTGLAEMIRGSEIAPYIDGIWGSEFIEKPLLPGFLSQDELAMETDKEISQIGMMIDNTTKTRALFEINKGSNKDGAIDVNAKLAHEDRRIPFQNMIYIADGPSDVPSFSVVRKFGGKAYAVYKPSNEAEFAQNDLLLQTNRIHAYGPARYSEDSNTSMWLRLHVQKICDRIVADREANFAKRIAEPPRHLKDEVETPEAEADIAEQDSLEI; encoded by the coding sequence ATGGCACAAGGACTATTCACCCAAAACAGAATAGCCCTCATCTGGGATTTCGACAAAACGCTGATACCCGGCTACATGCAGCAGCCTATTTTCGAGCGATATCAAATCGACGAAGATCGCTTTTGGAAGGAAACCAACGCCATGGCGGAACGCTACAAGGAGCGCGGTTATCACGTGTCAGGCGAGAGCGTATACCTTAATCACATCCTCACTCACGTTCGCAACGGCCAGATGAAAGGCCTCAACAACGAACTGCTCCGAACCCTAGGGGCTGAAATCGAGTTTTACAAGGGGCTGCCGAAATTCTTCAGCGAGTTGAGAGCGGAAGCGCGCTCCAAACCTGAATACGAAAAGCACGAAATCGAAATCGAGCACTACATTGTCAGTACGGGCTTGGCAGAGATGATTCGCGGCAGCGAAATAGCCCCCTACATCGACGGGATTTGGGGATCGGAGTTCATCGAGAAACCCCTTTTGCCAGGTTTTCTCTCCCAAGACGAACTAGCGATGGAGACTGACAAGGAAATCAGCCAAATCGGCATGATGATCGACAATACGACCAAGACTCGGGCCCTGTTCGAGATCAACAAGGGCTCTAACAAAGACGGCGCGATCGACGTGAACGCTAAACTGGCCCACGAAGACCGTCGCATTCCTTTTCAAAACATGATTTACATCGCCGATGGGCCAAGCGACGTACCGAGCTTCTCCGTCGTTCGCAAATTTGGAGGAAAGGCTTACGCCGTCTATAAACCGAGCAACGAGGCCGAGTTCGCCCAGAACGACCTCCTTTTGCAAACAAATCGCATTCATGCCTACGGTCCGGCACGGTATTCCGAGGATTCCAATACTTCTATGTGGCTTCGTTTACACGTTCAGAAAATCTGCGACCGAATCGTCGCCGATCGGGAAGCGAATTTCGCTAAACGTATCGCAGAGCCCCCGAGGCATCTAAAGGACGAGGTCGAGACTCCCGAAGCCGAAGCGGATATTGCGGAGCAGGATTCGCTAGAGATCTGA